The Papaver somniferum cultivar HN1 chromosome 3, ASM357369v1, whole genome shotgun sequence genome includes a region encoding these proteins:
- the LOC113361803 gene encoding uncharacterized protein LOC113361803 has product MAKNISKFLSFFLFALISIPTSSSTRMLLQEVQELAPFCTEYNPDLRCATPWDPEFTCPAGQHPCRSNCGISKCLAPFCAEYNPALRCGTPWNSDFTCPEGQNPCRSNCGRSRCLAN; this is encoded by the exons ATGGCCAAGAACATCAGCAAGTTCCTCAGTTTCTTTTTATTCGCTTTGATTTCCATCCCGACCTCTTCTTCGACCA GGATGCTACTCCAGGAGGTTCAGGAATTAGCACCTTTCTGCACAGAATATAACCCAGATTTACGATGCGCTACTCCCTGGGACCCAGAATTTACATGCCCAGCAGGTCAGCATCCGTGCAGGAGCAACTGTGGAATTTCAAAATGCCTGGCACCTTTCTGTGCAGAATATAACCCAGCGCTACGATGCGGTACCCCCTGGAACTCAGATTTTACATGTCCAGAAGGTCAGAATCCGTGCAGGAGCAACTGTGGCAGATCAAGATGCCTCGCAAATTAG